The Mesorhizobium sp. AR02 region GGGGCGCGGCGGTAGCCGCAGCGCTAAACCTCGGATTTCTTCACCAAGGTAGCGATGGCGGCGGTTCGATCCGTATTCCCGCAAGCTTTACCGGTACATTCGGCTTCAAGCCAACTTTCGGATACGTGCCCCAGTGGCCGCTTAGTGCCATGGGAGCGCTGTCTCACATTGGACCAATGACACGTACGGTCGATGACGCGGTGCTGATGATGGATGTTATCACCCGTCCCGACGCACGGGACGGCTACGGCGGCATGACTTATAAGGCCGACGTGTCAGGCGAAACCGAGTCCCTGGACGGGATCCGGGTCGGATACAGTCGTACTCTTGGCTACGCCGATGTGGCGCCTGACATTCTGCGCGTCACCGACGCAGCTGTTGAACAGCTTCGTGGCCTGGGCGCAGAGGTTGTTGAGGTAGACCCTGGCTTTGCCAATCCTGTAAAGGTATTCGCAACGTTCTGGTTCGCCGGAGCAGCGCGTCTGATTGCTCGCATGAGCGAGGCACAGAAAGAGCTGCTGGATCCCGGTTTTCTTGAGTGTGCGATCCGGGGTGAGGAAATCTCTCTCGCAGAATTCAAGGATGCCGAACAGGCTCGATTCGATTTGTCGGCAAAAATGGCCGATTTCCATGCAAGCTTTGATCTGCTGGTCACTTCGACCGTAGCCGTTGCACCTTTCCCCGTTGGAAAGGATAAGCCCGATGGGTTCAGCGGCTGGGTCGATTGGACGCCCTTTACTTTCCCTTTCAACCTGACGCAGCAGCCTGCAGCATCCCTTCCATCGGGGTTGGACGACGCCGGGCTCCCCGTGGGCCTCCAGCTCGTCGGACCGCGCTACCACGACGCCAAGGTACTCGGCGCCGCCCGAGTGATTGAAAGGCGTTTGGGACGCCTGACGCCGCCAGTTCTGCAAATGGACAGCCGATAGACCGCCCGCAAGTTTCTACGCGCCAAAGCGTCATCTCACCATTCTCGAGAGACGCTCACACCAACCAGGATTGAGGACCGATGTCCGCGCAAACGAATGACATGAAACAACATCCCAATGGCAAGGTACTAACGTTTGCACTGCCGGAATTTGAAGACCGGGTCAGCCGTCTTAATGCCATGCTGCAGAAAGAGAAGATCGATATCTATCTCGGTCATGCGCCCGAAAGCCTCAATTATTTCACCGGCTTC contains the following coding sequences:
- a CDS encoding amidase, translated to MNSISKVSGTVGALTALDCIELYRAGTISPVEVVRDCLERIDAINAELNAFCYIDAEAALIAARQSEARWNKRQPIGVLDGVPVTIKDLTLTRGMPTRRGSAATSAAGPWNEDAPLTARMREAGSIILGKTTTPEYGWKGATDSPLTGITRNPWNPKLTPGGSSGGAAVAAALNLGFLHQGSDGGGSIRIPASFTGTFGFKPTFGYVPQWPLSAMGALSHIGPMTRTVDDAVLMMDVITRPDARDGYGGMTYKADVSGETESLDGIRVGYSRTLGYADVAPDILRVTDAAVEQLRGLGAEVVEVDPGFANPVKVFATFWFAGAARLIARMSEAQKELLDPGFLECAIRGEEISLAEFKDAEQARFDLSAKMADFHASFDLLVTSTVAVAPFPVGKDKPDGFSGWVDWTPFTFPFNLTQQPAASLPSGLDDAGLPVGLQLVGPRYHDAKVLGAARVIERRLGRLTPPVLQMDSR